The Fastidiosipila sp. genome has a window encoding:
- a CDS encoding SH3 domain-containing protein gives MSDETPARGSEKVCPIKPRRVAGRGRPNLGRRRQTPAGAGGRLLFFSLPALAFVLIITLFIVAVASSKQVEVPLEDYGHLEPPGGLIDRDHPIPIEPADTGPEETEGEIEPVIVIVDQPEPTEEPPVEETLPFLYVIIESAGVYSAPDKSSELLATVHLNDRLVQTDEADAWTSVLLEGRVQGFILSSHVSETPVFIPQTGGTYYVQNRQVYVRGGPGTNYPIEGFGLRGMTLTVLEAGDDWSRIRTEHGLNGYMFNELFGPDKPADEIAELETGCYKYVDTEVANLREEPSTDSEIIGAAFMDDRIFQISDNGGWSKVRTEGGVIAYVFNHLLRDKPPANPFIKTNRRLYAASASVNVRSSPTTGSTVLSRLTLDQAVTELEANDTWSKVKLANGTIGFVRSDLLTHIEPPPAGFTKTTGSVYVTTGAANIRSEPNTNCAIVVVVRHGDKLDVKATGPSWTMIQTQAGNAGYISNDLISKNKPSPPDSSSGSAGSSGSPGSSDSPGSSVSPGSSANEDSRQRIVDIARSALGVPYRYSGRTMSAFDCSGLVKYTFEAIGYKNIPHGADPQARQLGSRIEVSGKDYSALLPGDLLFFSRGSGYHHVGIYIGNNQMIHASSSHGGVVITDLQNYVAAARVNRVVD, from the coding sequence ATGTCCGACGAAACCCCGGCCCGGGGAAGTGAAAAAGTCTGTCCAATAAAACCCCGAAGGGTTGCCGGGCGCGGCCGCCCCAATCTTGGAAGGCGTCGGCAGACCCCCGCGGGCGCAGGCGGGCGCTTGTTGTTTTTCAGCCTTCCCGCCCTGGCTTTTGTTTTAATTATTACCCTCTTTATTGTTGCCGTTGCCTCCTCAAAACAGGTCGAAGTCCCTCTTGAGGACTATGGCCACCTGGAGCCGCCGGGGGGCCTGATTGACCGCGATCATCCCATTCCAATTGAACCGGCCGATACCGGCCCTGAAGAAACTGAGGGAGAAATTGAGCCGGTCATTGTGATTGTCGACCAGCCGGAACCCACCGAGGAACCGCCTGTCGAGGAGACCCTCCCCTTTCTTTATGTAATCATCGAGTCAGCCGGTGTCTATTCAGCGCCCGATAAATCTTCCGAGCTCCTTGCCACTGTCCATCTCAACGACAGGCTGGTGCAAACCGATGAAGCGGACGCCTGGACGTCTGTTCTTCTGGAGGGGCGTGTCCAGGGCTTCATTTTGAGCAGCCATGTCAGCGAGACGCCTGTTTTCATCCCTCAAACAGGCGGAACCTATTACGTGCAAAACCGCCAGGTTTATGTCAGGGGGGGGCCCGGAACCAATTATCCGATCGAGGGTTTCGGCTTGCGCGGCATGACTCTCACGGTCCTGGAGGCGGGGGATGATTGGTCCAGGATCAGAACAGAGCACGGTTTGAACGGCTACATGTTCAACGAATTATTCGGCCCTGACAAACCGGCTGACGAAATAGCTGAGCTCGAAACCGGCTGTTACAAGTATGTGGATACGGAAGTGGCCAACCTGCGCGAGGAACCTTCCACCGATTCCGAAATCATCGGGGCGGCTTTCATGGACGACCGGATTTTCCAGATTTCAGATAATGGCGGCTGGTCCAAGGTCAGGACGGAAGGCGGAGTAATCGCCTATGTTTTCAACCACCTGCTCCGTGACAAACCGCCTGCCAATCCCTTCATCAAGACCAACCGCAGGCTCTACGCTGCCTCCGCTTCTGTCAATGTCCGCAGCTCCCCGACCACCGGTTCCACGGTCCTCAGCCGCTTGACCCTGGACCAGGCGGTCACAGAGCTTGAGGCCAACGATACCTGGTCGAAAGTCAAGCTGGCAAACGGAACCATCGGTTTTGTGCGAAGTGATCTGCTGACCCATATCGAGCCGCCGCCCGCCGGCTTCACGAAAACAACCGGTTCGGTTTATGTCACGACGGGGGCTGCCAACATCCGGTCGGAGCCCAACACCAATTGCGCCATTGTTGTGGTGGTCCGGCACGGGGATAAGCTGGATGTCAAGGCAACAGGCCCTTCATGGACCATGATTCAGACCCAGGCCGGGAATGCAGGCTATATTTCGAATGACTTGATCTCGAAGAACAAGCCCTCTCCGCCCGATTCATCCAGCGGCAGCGCCGGCAGCAGCGGCAGTCCGGGTAGCAGCGACAGTCCGGGCAGTAGCGTCAGTCCGGGCAGCAGCGCCAACGAAGACTCACGGCAGCGTATCGTCGACATCGCGAGGTCCGCGCTTGGCGTGCCTTACCGATACAGCGGCAGGACCATGAGCGCCTTCGACTGTTCCGGTCTGGTTAAATATACTTTCGAAGCCATCGGCTACAAGAACATTCCCCACGGCGCCGACCCCCAGGCCAGGCAGCTGGGCTCCCGGATCGAAGTTTCGGGCAAAGACTATTCCGCCCTGCTGCCGGGCGACCTGCTCTTCTTCAGCAGGGGGAGCGGCTACCACCATGTGGGCATTTACATCGGCAATAATCAGATGATTCACGCCAGCAGCTCGCACGGGGGCGTGGTGATTACCGACCTGCAGAACTACGTGGCGGCAGCCCGGGTCAACCGCGTCGTCGACTGA
- the citX gene encoding citrate lyase holo-[acyl-carrier protein] synthase: MPVRPLHDFPAVSSRPVSLEEVLAARDERAALQEKLLAGTRCPVLTMTLNMPGSVKRTALSAFFFDREKARLTASLEALGGKFAAEESSGGDTGDQWLLAVCGLSAMALKTLTLALEEGSPWGRLLDLDVMDRDGRPLERPSLGLSARQCLICGQPAYLCAASGAHPANLLQEQVESLLAAYAEETLADMTASLALEASSYELMVAPKPGLVTPFCSGSHHDMDRFTFIKSQAVLAPYYRHAFRIGWMPGKDQALRLRLEGIRAEAAMAEETGGINTHRGWIYLSGILLAVAGTYCAALFSPRGKENKAGRDQVAGDLMALAAELALDLEESLEKSSCFDGLSARLGTENQVRGIRGEAARGFPSLFNLGLPVLSGALAGGEDENTAGIRTLLALLAHADDSTLRKRGGAARAEKVRETIRKALGLDGGDANPAGLVSAALALPAVRLASLAEETAGLFKDKGLSCGGAADLLAGSRLADRFLRACTGAAQ, translated from the coding sequence ATGCCCGTTCGACCTCTCCACGATTTTCCTGCCGTATCCAGCCGGCCTGTTTCCCTGGAAGAGGTGCTCGCAGCGCGGGATGAACGCGCCGCTTTGCAGGAAAAACTTCTGGCCGGAACCCGGTGCCCCGTCCTTACCATGACCCTGAATATGCCCGGGAGCGTGAAGCGGACGGCCCTGTCCGCCTTCTTTTTCGACCGTGAGAAAGCCAGGCTGACAGCCAGCCTGGAAGCCTTGGGCGGCAAGTTTGCGGCGGAAGAGTCAAGCGGCGGGGATACGGGCGACCAATGGCTGTTGGCCGTATGTGGACTTTCTGCCATGGCGCTGAAGACATTGACCCTGGCCCTGGAGGAGGGATCCCCCTGGGGCCGTCTGCTGGACCTTGATGTGATGGACCGGGATGGACGGCCGCTTGAACGCCCTTCCCTGGGGCTTTCTGCCAGACAGTGCCTGATATGCGGCCAGCCAGCTTACCTGTGCGCGGCATCGGGGGCCCATCCGGCCAATCTCTTACAGGAGCAAGTAGAAAGCCTGCTGGCCGCTTACGCCGAGGAAACCCTGGCGGATATGACGGCCAGCCTGGCCCTGGAGGCCTCCTCCTACGAATTGATGGTAGCACCCAAACCGGGATTGGTGACTCCTTTCTGCTCTGGCTCCCACCATGACATGGACCGTTTCACCTTCATCAAAAGTCAGGCGGTCCTGGCCCCTTATTACCGGCATGCCTTCCGGATTGGCTGGATGCCCGGCAAGGATCAGGCCCTGCGGCTCAGGCTGGAAGGGATCCGGGCCGAGGCGGCCATGGCAGAGGAGACAGGAGGCATCAACACCCACCGCGGTTGGATTTATCTTTCGGGTATCCTGCTTGCGGTCGCCGGAACTTACTGTGCGGCACTCTTTTCTCCCCGGGGGAAAGAAAATAAAGCCGGACGGGATCAGGTGGCAGGGGACCTCATGGCCCTGGCGGCGGAGCTGGCTCTGGACCTGGAGGAAAGTCTGGAGAAAAGCTCCTGTTTTGATGGTCTTTCGGCCCGACTGGGTACTGAGAACCAAGTCCGGGGCATCAGGGGGGAAGCAGCGCGGGGATTTCCCTCCCTCTTTAATCTGGGGCTTCCCGTCCTATCGGGCGCCCTGGCCGGAGGCGAAGACGAAAATACGGCGGGAATACGGACCCTCCTGGCCCTTCTTGCTCACGCCGATGACTCCACCCTCCGCAAGCGCGGCGGTGCCGCCAGGGCCGAGAAGGTCAGGGAAACAATCCGCAAGGCCTTGGGGCTTGATGGCGGTGATGCCAATCCGGCAGGGCTTGTTTCAGCGGCACTGGCGCTGCCGGCTGTCCGGCTTGCCTCTTTGGCGGAGGAAACCGCCGGCTTGTTTAAAGACAAGGGACTGAGCTGCGGAGGCGCAGCCGATCTGTTGGCCGGGAGCAGGCTGGCGGACCGCTTTCTGCGGGCTTGTACCGGAGCTGCGCAGTGA
- a CDS encoding 2,3-bisphosphoglycerate-independent phosphoglycerate mutase, with product MTQKPEGPVALLILDGWGLSQKIEGNAVLAARTPYLDSLSARWPESVIQTSGRDVGLPEGQMGNSEVGHTNIGAGRIVYQDLLRISNAVDDGSFFKNEALLWAMRRAVQMGSTLHLAGLLSDGGVHSHIKHLFALIDMARENGVRDLAIHAFFDGRDTPPESGAGYMEALLDHIRQAGLGRVATLGGRYYAMDRDNRWDRVEKAYRALTAVDFDGERATDPVAAIRASYARGVTDEFILPVLMIKPDGQPVAPIRGGDSFIFFNFRPDRARELTRAFCQPGFKEFPVLASPLGLAYVGMAEYSADFESFKDFKTAFPPEKLTGIFGQAVSDAGLTQLRIAETEKYAHVTFFFNGGREEPFAGERRILVPSPQVPTYDLQPEMSAIEVTDRLLEAMEEDAPDVIILNFANGDMIGHTGIFEAAVRALETVDQCMSRIVPAILDRGGVAFVTADHGNLEEMIDPVNGGSFTAHTTNPVKLIGAGLRQGTLDDGRLADLAPTMLDLLGIEIPREMTGRSLWRRPAAGVL from the coding sequence ATGACCCAAAAACCTGAAGGCCCCGTTGCCCTCCTGATCCTGGACGGCTGGGGCCTGTCGCAAAAAATTGAAGGCAATGCGGTCCTGGCGGCCAGAACGCCTTATCTTGACAGCCTGTCCGCCAGATGGCCCGAGTCAGTGATTCAGACAAGCGGCCGTGATGTCGGCCTGCCTGAAGGACAGATGGGCAACTCGGAAGTGGGGCACACCAACATCGGGGCCGGCCGGATTGTCTACCAGGATCTCCTGCGGATCAGCAACGCCGTCGATGACGGAAGTTTCTTCAAAAATGAAGCCCTTTTGTGGGCCATGCGACGGGCAGTCCAGATGGGGTCCACCCTCCATCTGGCCGGCCTGCTCTCGGACGGCGGCGTCCACAGTCATATCAAACATCTTTTTGCCCTGATTGACATGGCCAGGGAAAACGGTGTGCGCGATCTGGCCATTCACGCTTTCTTTGACGGCCGTGACACCCCGCCTGAATCCGGCGCCGGTTACATGGAAGCCCTGCTGGATCATATCCGGCAGGCCGGTCTGGGCCGGGTGGCGACGCTGGGCGGCCGCTACTATGCCATGGATCGCGACAACCGCTGGGACCGGGTGGAAAAAGCTTACCGGGCCCTGACAGCTGTCGATTTCGACGGGGAGCGGGCGACCGATCCGGTGGCCGCTATCCGGGCTTCCTACGCACGCGGGGTGACCGATGAGTTCATCCTGCCCGTCCTCATGATCAAGCCGGACGGGCAACCGGTGGCCCCCATCAGGGGCGGGGACAGCTTCATATTCTTCAATTTCAGGCCCGACCGGGCAAGGGAGCTGACCCGGGCTTTCTGCCAGCCCGGTTTCAAGGAATTCCCGGTCCTGGCTTCACCTCTGGGACTGGCATATGTCGGCATGGCGGAGTACAGCGCTGATTTTGAGTCCTTCAAGGATTTTAAAACGGCTTTTCCACCCGAAAAGCTGACGGGCATTTTCGGCCAGGCCGTCTCGGATGCCGGCCTGACCCAGCTTCGGATTGCCGAAACGGAAAAATACGCCCACGTGACCTTCTTTTTCAACGGAGGCAGGGAAGAGCCCTTCGCGGGTGAACGGCGTATCCTGGTGCCGTCCCCCCAGGTTCCCACTTACGACCTGCAGCCGGAGATGAGCGCCATTGAGGTAACGGACCGCCTTTTGGAAGCCATGGAGGAAGATGCGCCCGACGTTATCATCCTGAATTTTGCAAACGGCGACATGATCGGTCATACAGGGATCTTTGAAGCGGCGGTCCGCGCGCTGGAGACGGTCGACCAGTGTATGTCGAGGATCGTCCCGGCCATCCTGGACCGGGGCGGTGTCGCCTTTGTCACGGCCGACCACGGCAACCTGGAGGAGATGATCGATCCGGTCAATGGCGGTTCTTTTACCGCCCACACGACCAACCCGGTCAAGCTGATCGGGGCCGGGCTCCGTCAAGGGACGCTGGATGACGGCCGGCTGGCGGATCTGGCGCCGACCATGCTGGATCTTCTGGGGATTGAGATCCCCAGGGAGATGACGGGCCGCTCCTTGTGGAGGCGGCCGGCGGCTGGCGTGCTATAA
- a CDS encoding PHP domain-containing protein, translating to MTEIPLARYLEEATRLGGVDFHLHSRYSDGAQSPRELVDEVLAKRLRAFSLTDHDSMAGVLPVRAALRDLDAQVRFIPGVECSCRFEGQEVHVLGYFTEDQPQAMLDYLEEVVLERQERNRRMIARLNQLGYAISEADLAGTGEDDEIRGRVHMALWLVEHAGFPSIASAFQKLLNEGRPAYVARKKRELGQVAEVIRKGGGVAVLAHPQQYGWCDRPLPGSRTLDCRFSLIRDQGILGVECFHGKAGPEESAMIQAAASRLGLFCIAGSDSHGREDQHAAMYRLESSFFPRDSS from the coding sequence ATGACTGAGATTCCACTCGCCCGGTACCTGGAAGAGGCCACCCGTCTCGGAGGTGTCGATTTCCACCTTCACTCCCGCTATTCGGACGGCGCTCAGTCGCCCCGGGAACTGGTTGATGAAGTCCTGGCCAAGAGGTTGCGGGCTTTTTCCCTGACAGACCATGATTCCATGGCGGGGGTTCTCCCTGTCCGGGCTGCCCTCCGGGACCTGGACGCGCAAGTCCGTTTTATTCCCGGTGTTGAATGCAGCTGCCGTTTCGAAGGACAGGAAGTCCACGTCCTGGGCTATTTCACGGAGGACCAGCCCCAAGCCATGCTGGACTACCTGGAGGAAGTCGTTTTAGAGCGGCAGGAGCGAAACCGCCGCATGATCGCCCGGCTCAACCAACTCGGTTACGCCATCAGCGAGGCCGACCTTGCCGGGACTGGGGAAGATGATGAGATCCGCGGGCGGGTCCATATGGCGCTCTGGCTGGTGGAACACGCCGGTTTCCCATCCATTGCCAGTGCTTTTCAGAAACTCCTGAATGAAGGAAGGCCGGCCTACGTTGCCAGAAAAAAAAGAGAGCTGGGGCAGGTGGCTGAAGTGATCAGGAAGGGGGGAGGGGTGGCCGTTCTGGCCCATCCCCAGCAATATGGCTGGTGTGACCGGCCGCTCCCCGGCAGCCGGACGCTCGACTGCCGCTTCTCCCTGATCCGGGACCAGGGTATCCTCGGGGTTGAGTGTTTTCACGGCAAGGCCGGGCCGGAAGAATCCGCCATGATACAGGCGGCTGCATCCCGGCTGGGCCTCTTCTGCATAGCCGGCTCCGACAGTCACGGCAGGGAAGATCAGCATGCGGCCATGTACCGGCTGGAAAGTTCTTTTTTCCCGCGGGACTCGTCTTGA
- a CDS encoding triose-phosphate isomerase: MISYDKKTIDDVDVKGKRVLLRAEFNVPLDPETGKITDDRRIRAAIPTIRSLVERGARLIIVSHLGRPKGFDPALSLEPVAARLAELTGLPVTLAKDVIGPDAMAKAKEVGEGEILLLENVRYHKEETKNRPEFAKKLASMAELYASDAFGAVHRAHASTAGVASFLPAVAGYTINRELEMLGRAVSEPKRPLTAILGGAKVFDKIGVIRNLIDNVDNLLIGGGMAYTFQAAKGWPVGSSICEADKLDLARELMALAEEKGVNLVLPVDTTVSDRYAADATPVIVPSNQIPDDMMGLDIGPKTAELFGDIISKSGTVVWNGPVGVFEFEAFSRGTRKVAQAIADAGIVSIIGGGDSAAAMEQLGFASRVTHISTGGGASLEFLEGKVLPGIDCLLDRDPRGLVSAGNWKMNYGVPSEALSFIDQLMPYAAAAPSKVIVAVPFTALDAAVSHAAGTPVRVAAQNGHQDDKGAFTGEVSMKMLAEMHVSYVVIGHSERRAYFGETDQTVNAKVKAALGWGVRPIICVGELKEERQKGETETVLSRQVKAAFDGIAPDSLCQIMIAYEPVWAIGTGDTATDAQAEEACAHIRALLNDLYGEAAATMAKILYGGSINSQNAAGLFAQPHVDGGLVGGASLDAAEFGAIAKG; encoded by the coding sequence ATGATTAGCTACGACAAAAAAACAATTGATGATGTGGACGTCAAGGGCAAGCGGGTTCTGCTTCGCGCCGAATTCAACGTGCCACTGGACCCCGAAACGGGCAAGATCACCGATGACCGGAGGATCAGGGCGGCCATCCCGACCATCCGCTCCCTTGTTGAGCGCGGGGCTCGCCTGATTATTGTCTCACACCTGGGGAGGCCCAAAGGCTTTGACCCTGCCCTCTCCCTGGAGCCGGTGGCCGCCCGTCTGGCAGAACTGACGGGCCTTCCCGTCACCCTGGCCAAAGACGTGATCGGGCCGGATGCCATGGCCAAAGCCAAGGAAGTCGGCGAAGGGGAAATTCTGCTTCTGGAAAACGTCCGCTACCATAAAGAGGAGACAAAAAACAGGCCCGAATTCGCAAAAAAATTGGCCTCCATGGCCGAGCTTTACGCCAGCGACGCCTTTGGCGCCGTGCACCGGGCACATGCCTCGACAGCAGGTGTCGCCTCTTTCCTGCCAGCGGTTGCAGGCTATACCATCAACCGCGAGCTCGAGATGCTGGGCCGGGCGGTCAGCGAACCCAAGCGGCCATTGACCGCTATTTTGGGCGGGGCCAAGGTCTTTGACAAAATCGGCGTCATCCGCAACCTGATCGATAATGTGGACAATCTCCTGATCGGAGGCGGCATGGCCTATACCTTCCAGGCCGCCAAGGGCTGGCCGGTAGGCAGCTCCATCTGTGAAGCCGATAAGCTCGATCTGGCCAGGGAATTGATGGCGCTTGCCGAAGAAAAGGGCGTCAATCTGGTTCTGCCGGTTGACACCACGGTTTCGGACCGCTACGCGGCAGATGCCACCCCCGTCATTGTGCCTTCCAACCAGATTCCGGACGACATGATGGGGCTTGACATCGGTCCCAAAACAGCTGAACTCTTCGGTGACATCATTTCCAAATCCGGCACCGTTGTATGGAACGGGCCGGTCGGCGTCTTTGAATTTGAAGCCTTCAGCCGGGGGACGCGAAAAGTTGCCCAGGCCATCGCCGATGCGGGCATCGTCTCCATCATCGGGGGCGGCGACTCAGCCGCCGCCATGGAGCAGCTGGGTTTTGCCTCCAGGGTCACCCATATTTCGACAGGCGGGGGGGCTTCGCTGGAATTTCTGGAAGGCAAGGTACTCCCCGGGATCGACTGCCTGCTTGACCGCGACCCGCGCGGACTCGTCTCCGCAGGCAACTGGAAGATGAATTACGGTGTGCCATCCGAAGCGCTTTCCTTCATCGATCAGCTCATGCCCTATGCAGCCGCGGCCCCTTCCAAAGTGATCGTGGCCGTACCCTTTACAGCCCTTGATGCGGCTGTTTCCCATGCCGCGGGGACGCCGGTGCGGGTGGCGGCACAAAATGGTCATCAGGATGACAAGGGCGCCTTTACGGGTGAAGTATCCATGAAGATGCTGGCTGAAATGCATGTGTCCTACGTCGTTATCGGGCATTCCGAGCGGCGCGCATACTTTGGTGAAACCGACCAGACGGTCAATGCCAAAGTCAAGGCAGCGCTTGGCTGGGGTGTCCGCCCCATTATCTGTGTGGGCGAGTTGAAAGAGGAGAGACAGAAGGGGGAAACGGAAACCGTACTCTCAAGGCAGGTCAAAGCCGCCTTCGACGGGATTGCGCCTGATTCGCTCTGTCAGATCATGATTGCCTATGAGCCGGTCTGGGCCATTGGTACAGGGGATACGGCGACTGATGCGCAAGCTGAAGAGGCCTGTGCCCACATCCGGGCTCTGCTGAATGACCTCTATGGAGAGGCGGCCGCAACGATGGCCAAAATTCTCTATGGCGGTTCCATCAACAGCCAGAACGCTGCCGGGCTCTTCGCCCAGCCGCACGTTGACGGCGGGCTGGTCGGGGGTGCCTCCCTTGATGCTGCCGAATTCGGCGCCATCGCCAAGGGGTAA
- a CDS encoding glycosyltransferase family 2 protein: protein MISVVIPFYNEADQVDRTMEATEEVLQAADLHYEIIAVDDGSKDLTWDRLAARSRLNQKIRAFRLSRNFGKEAAICAGLDKARGQAVIVMDGDLQHPPQYIPDMVRLWQEGYEVVEGVRTADGNCRGNRLASNLFYAIFKRMSGIQLKNASDFKLIDRKVVDCWKTLPEKDTFFRALSAWMGFKRVSLPFVVGERASGKSKWGLRKLLKLSISALTGFSSRPLLLISSMGTFFLLVFLGLSIQTLVMYFRGRAATGFTTVILLQLLIGSIILISLGLIGIYIDSLFREVKARPRYFISEIAEAANPAENMGHD from the coding sequence TTGATCTCCGTGGTCATCCCTTTTTACAACGAAGCGGATCAGGTTGACCGCACCATGGAAGCAACAGAAGAGGTGCTTCAGGCTGCGGATTTACACTATGAAATCATCGCTGTTGATGACGGGTCAAAAGACCTGACCTGGGACAGGCTGGCTGCCAGGAGCCGGCTCAATCAGAAAATCAGGGCCTTTCGGCTCTCCCGCAACTTTGGCAAAGAGGCAGCCATTTGTGCAGGACTGGACAAGGCCAGGGGCCAGGCCGTCATTGTCATGGACGGGGATCTTCAGCACCCCCCCCAATACATTCCCGATATGGTCAGGCTCTGGCAGGAGGGTTATGAAGTCGTCGAAGGGGTCAGGACGGCCGACGGGAACTGCAGGGGGAACCGACTGGCGTCCAACCTTTTTTACGCAATTTTTAAGCGAATGTCGGGCATCCAGCTGAAGAATGCGTCGGATTTCAAGCTGATTGACCGCAAGGTCGTCGACTGCTGGAAGACCCTGCCTGAAAAAGACACTTTTTTCCGGGCCCTTTCGGCCTGGATGGGTTTCAAGCGTGTCTCCCTCCCCTTTGTCGTGGGAGAGCGGGCATCAGGCAAGAGCAAGTGGGGCCTGCGCAAGCTGCTGAAATTGTCCATCAGCGCCCTGACCGGTTTTTCATCGCGGCCTCTCCTGCTCATCAGCAGCATGGGCACTTTCTTCCTCCTGGTATTCCTGGGCCTGTCCATCCAGACCCTGGTCATGTATTTTCGCGGCCGTGCAGCTACCGGTTTTACCACCGTCATCCTGCTCCAGCTTCTGATCGGGAGCATTATCCTGATCAGCCTGGGCCTGATCGGGATATATATCGATTCGCTTTTCCGCGAAGTCAAGGCAAGACCCCGCTATTTCATCTCGGAAATTGCGGAGGCCGCGAATCCGGCTGAAAATATGGGCCATGACTGA